A part of Tardiphaga sp. vice304 genomic DNA contains:
- the thiD gene encoding bifunctional hydroxymethylpyrimidine kinase/phosphomethylpyrimidine kinase, whose amino-acid sequence MPTPVALTIAGSDSSGGAGIQADLKTFAACGVYGASAITALTAQNTRGVTGVFPVPAGFVTEQIDAVFGDLEVGAVKIGMVSQQDVIAAIAAGIVRWTPKHVVLDPVMVATSGDRLLAPEAVEALRAQLIPLADLITPNLPEAAALLDAAIAVSETEIEAQGRRLLTLGCKAVLIKGGHGTGAQSIDYFVTSDATLALPAPRVETRNTHGTGCSLSSAIAAALAKGKSLERAVRFGKAYVSAAIEAADRFTVGHGHGPVHHFHKYY is encoded by the coding sequence ATGCCCACGCCCGTAGCATTGACGATTGCCGGTTCGGATTCCTCGGGCGGCGCCGGCATTCAGGCCGATCTAAAGACCTTTGCCGCCTGCGGCGTCTATGGCGCCTCGGCGATCACGGCGCTGACGGCGCAGAATACACGCGGCGTCACCGGCGTGTTCCCGGTGCCGGCGGGGTTCGTCACCGAGCAGATCGATGCGGTGTTCGGTGATCTCGAGGTCGGCGCCGTCAAGATCGGCATGGTGTCGCAGCAGGACGTGATCGCTGCGATCGCCGCCGGGATCGTGCGCTGGACGCCGAAGCATGTGGTGCTCGATCCAGTGATGGTCGCCACCTCCGGCGATCGCCTGCTGGCGCCCGAGGCCGTCGAGGCGCTGCGCGCACAGCTCATTCCGCTCGCCGATCTCATCACGCCCAATCTGCCGGAGGCCGCCGCTTTGCTCGACGCGGCGATCGCGGTGAGCGAGACGGAGATCGAGGCGCAGGGAAGGCGGCTGCTGACGCTCGGTTGCAAGGCGGTGCTGATCAAGGGTGGCCACGGCACGGGTGCGCAGAGCATCGATTATTTCGTCACATCCGATGCCACGCTGGCGCTGCCGGCGCCGCGCGTCGAGACGCGAAACACCCACGGCACCGGATGCTCGCTGTCCTCGGCCATCGCTGCGGCGCTGGCGAAGGGGAAGTCGCTGGAGCGCGCGGTGCGGTTCGGCAAGGCCTATGTCAGCGCGGCGATCGAGGCCGCGGATCGCTTCACGGTCGGGCACGGCCACGGGCCGGTGCACCATTTTCACAAGTATTATTAG
- a CDS encoding class I SAM-dependent methyltransferase has translation MTTLDLDTSVVANAYAKWAPIYDAVCGPVMLKGRRAAAAAARSVGGKILEVGVGTGLSFDDYDATTEITGIDLSAPMLDKARAKMASGRYPWVRSVQQMDAHAMEFADATFECVVAQFVITLVENPEQVLSECHRVVKPGGRIILVNHLYSETGLAAAVERWAAVKTRAMGLRPEFPFARLQAWSQATSQSILVERRRLAPFGIYTLVTFEREEQAA, from the coding sequence ATGACGACGCTGGATCTAGATACGTCGGTAGTCGCGAACGCCTATGCGAAGTGGGCGCCGATCTATGATGCGGTGTGCGGTCCGGTGATGCTGAAGGGCCGTCGCGCGGCGGCTGCGGCGGCTCGCAGCGTCGGCGGCAAGATCCTCGAGGTCGGCGTCGGCACCGGCCTGTCGTTCGACGACTACGATGCCACGACCGAAATCACCGGCATCGACCTCAGCGCGCCGATGCTCGACAAGGCCCGTGCCAAAATGGCCAGCGGGCGCTATCCGTGGGTCCGCTCGGTGCAGCAGATGGATGCGCATGCGATGGAATTCGCTGACGCGACGTTCGAATGCGTCGTCGCCCAATTCGTCATCACGCTGGTGGAAAATCCCGAGCAGGTGCTGTCGGAGTGCCATCGCGTGGTGAAGCCGGGCGGTCGCATCATTCTGGTCAACCATCTGTATTCCGAGACCGGCCTGGCCGCCGCGGTCGAGCGCTGGGCGGCGGTAAAGACCCGCGCGATGGGGCTGCGCCCGGAATTTCCCTTCGCGCGGCTGCAGGCGTGGTCGCAGGCCACCTCGCAATCCATCCTGGTCGAGCGGCGCAGACTGGCGCCGTTCGGCATCTACACCCTGGTAACGTTCGAACGCGAGGAACAAGCGGCCTAG
- a CDS encoding UDP-2,3-diacylglucosamine diphosphatase, producing MSEGNERRFRTLFISDVHLGARGSQADRLLDFLRTHDADTIYLVGDIVDGWALKSGWHWPQSHNDFVQKMLRKARKGAKIIYVPGNHDEFLRNYYGTHFGGIDVVETAIHTGVDGKRYLVIHGDIFDLVVQNARWLAHLGDKAYDFAIQMNRLVNAFRRWFGVPYWSLSQWAKLKVKNAVNFIGAFEETLATEARRQGADGVICGHIHTAAIRDNHGVRYMNCGDWVESCTALAEHEDGRFEIITWTDPLRRAVPVRAVATRAA from the coding sequence ATGAGTGAAGGCAACGAACGACGCTTTCGCACCTTGTTTATCTCCGACGTCCATCTGGGCGCACGGGGATCGCAGGCCGACCGGCTACTGGATTTTCTGCGCACCCACGACGCCGACACCATCTATCTCGTTGGCGACATCGTCGATGGCTGGGCGCTGAAGTCCGGCTGGCACTGGCCGCAATCGCATAATGACTTCGTGCAGAAGATGCTGCGCAAGGCCCGCAAGGGCGCCAAGATCATCTATGTGCCCGGCAATCACGACGAATTCCTGCGCAATTACTACGGCACCCATTTCGGCGGCATCGACGTGGTCGAGACCGCGATTCACACCGGCGTCGACGGCAAGCGCTATCTGGTGATCCACGGCGATATCTTCGATCTCGTGGTGCAGAATGCACGCTGGCTCGCCCATCTCGGCGACAAGGCCTATGATTTCGCGATCCAGATGAACCGGCTGGTCAACGCCTTCCGGCGCTGGTTCGGCGTTCCCTACTGGTCGCTGTCGCAATGGGCCAAGCTGAAGGTCAAGAACGCCGTCAACTTCATCGGCGCGTTCGAGGAGACGCTGGCGACGGAAGCCCGCCGGCAGGGCGCCGACGGCGTGATCTGCGGCCACATCCACACCGCCGCCATCCGCGACAATCACGGCGTCCGCTATATGAATTGCGGCGACTGGGTCGAGAGCTGCACCGCGCTTGCCGAGCATGAAGACGGCCGCTTCGAGATCATCACCTGGACCGATCCGCTGCGGCGCGCCGTGCCGGTGCGTGCGGTCGCCACCAGGGCGGCGTGA
- a CDS encoding Lrp/AsnC ligand binding domain-containing protein encodes MVPFFVQFKCKLGQSYAVANALAEAEIASEIYSTAGHYDLLVKFYVDNATDIGHFVNEKVQTIPGIQDTHTIITFKAF; translated from the coding sequence ATGGTCCCCTTCTTTGTCCAGTTCAAGTGCAAGCTTGGCCAGTCCTACGCCGTCGCCAATGCGCTGGCCGAAGCCGAGATCGCCTCGGAGATTTACTCGACGGCCGGGCATTACGATCTGCTGGTGAAATTCTACGTCGATAACGCCACCGACATCGGCCATTTCGTCAACGAAAAGGTGCAGACCATCCCGGGCATCCAGGACACCCACACGATCATCACGTTCAAGGCGTTCTGA